A genome region from Vibrio nitrifigilis includes the following:
- the syd gene encoding SecY-interacting protein, giving the protein MSSADSALFSLSQRFVELCQQQTGHLPQDNDLVGLPSPCIEETTDHSVYWLPVVRDSQADFSNIEEAIELTLHPDIALFYGSQYSADIPAQWNNNALTLLQVWSDDDFIRLQENILGHLVMQRRLKQKPTVFIATTDDEMQVVSICNISGEVILETLGSKERQVLAPTLVEFLTQVNPVVY; this is encoded by the coding sequence GCAGATTCGGCTTTATTTTCGTTGAGCCAACGATTTGTTGAGCTATGCCAACAACAAACTGGCCACTTACCACAAGATAATGATTTGGTAGGTTTACCTTCTCCCTGTATTGAAGAAACCACCGATCATAGCGTGTATTGGTTACCTGTTGTGCGCGACTCTCAGGCTGATTTTTCTAATATAGAAGAGGCAATAGAGCTGACGTTACATCCTGATATTGCTTTGTTTTATGGAAGTCAATATAGCGCAGATATCCCCGCTCAGTGGAATAATAACGCGTTGACTTTGTTGCAAGTATGGAGCGATGACGATTTCATTCGGTTACAAGAAAACATTCTTGGACATTTAGTCATGCAAAGGCGTTTGAAACAAAAACCGACGGTATTTATTGCTACGACCGATGATGAAATGCAGGTTGTTTCAATCTGTAATATAAGTGGTGAAGTTATTTTAGAAACGTTGGGAAGTAAAGAACGTCAAGTATTAGCGCCAACGCTGGTGGAATTTTTGACCCAAGTAAATCCTGTGGTGTATTGA
- a CDS encoding Zn-ribbon-containing protein, translated as MYVVELEFECFDNTTISAVEKSINGLMEALRFNGQILGREFPVVMGEGEFFVRVVCPEKESLHPRNHSDYVHVCLERLNDACLLAPKVRLLGRDMNSEQAAENMAPSWQVLYTTYVHTCSPLRSGENLLPIPLYRNKPTFNGDHKSVVKWQTEWQACDEIQMAGSCKAEHAALHEICDVDSDLFIRGWDIRGRIEYLTKVPTYYYQYRVGGKSLAEEKSRRCPKCGGEWLLDEPLHDIFHFKCDKCRIVSNISWDHLK; from the coding sequence ATGTATGTAGTAGAGCTTGAATTTGAGTGTTTTGACAACACGACCATTAGTGCCGTTGAAAAATCGATTAATGGCTTGATGGAAGCGTTACGCTTTAATGGCCAGATCCTTGGACGTGAATTTCCTGTTGTTATGGGGGAAGGGGAGTTTTTTGTTCGCGTCGTCTGCCCAGAAAAAGAGAGCTTACATCCTCGTAATCACTCCGATTATGTTCATGTCTGCCTTGAACGATTGAATGATGCTTGCTTACTCGCACCAAAAGTTCGTTTATTAGGCCGAGATATGAATTCAGAGCAAGCTGCTGAGAATATGGCTCCCAGTTGGCAAGTGCTATATACCACTTATGTGCATACTTGTTCACCATTGCGTAGCGGTGAAAACTTATTGCCGATCCCTCTTTACCGCAATAAGCCGACGTTTAATGGTGACCATAAGTCTGTTGTGAAATGGCAAACGGAATGGCAGGCGTGTGATGAAATCCAAATGGCGGGCAGTTGCAAGGCAGAGCATGCTGCGCTGCATGAAATCTGTGATGTAGATAGTGACTTGTTTATTCGTGGTTGGGATATTCGTGGGCGCATTGAGTATTTAACTAAGGTGCCAACGTACTACTATCAGTATCGTGTCGGCGGCAAAAGTTTAGCGGAAGAAAAATCACGCCGTTGCCCTAAATGTGGTGGGGAATGGTTGCTTGATGAACCGCTTCATGACATTTTTCATTTCAAATGCGACAAGTGCCGGATTGTTTCTAATATATCTTGGGATCATTTGAAATAG